The Streptomyces sp. NBC_01268 genome segment CGACGGTCGCCTCGGCGGCCCTCGCGGTCCTGGCCGCCGGGCACCTCGGCGCCGAGCCGGACGCGGTGGTCGTCGGCGGGGTCGCGGTCGCCGCCGCGGTCCTCGCCCGTGCGGTGCCGCTGCCCGGACCGGTCTCCGTGGTCGTCGCGCTGCTCGCGGCGGCCGGCGCCGGCATCGCCGCGGGCGGGTTCACCGGCCTCGGCGCCTCCGGCGCGCTGCTCGGCCTGGCGGCCGGGGTGTGCGCGCTGATCGGACTGCGCGTGGCCAGCTACGACTACCCCTCGCGCTTCGTGCACATGACGGCCGGTGTCGCGCTGCCGCTGACCGCCGCCGCGCCCGCCGTCTACCTGCTGGGACGCGCCCTGGCGTAACCGCCGCCACAGCCCCGTGGGGGAACCACTCGGCCCCCCGACACGTCGATCTTCGTGTCGGGGGGTCGAAGTCGTCCCGGTACGCCTCAGGAGGAAGGAACACCATGCGAGCACTGCGGATTGTGCTGATCCTGGCCGTCGTGCTCGGAGGCGTCCTGGTCGGCGTGGACCGCCTGGCCGTGGCCTACGCGGAGTCGGAGGCGGCCGACCGGGTGCGGCTCGGGGCCGTACGGGCGGAGTCCACCGACGTCGACATCAAGGGCTTCCCGTTCCTGACCCAGGCCGCCGACAAGCGCTTCGACGAGGTCGAGGTGCGGCTGACGGGCGTCCGGGCGACCGCCGGGGGCCACGCGGTGCGGATCGGCGAGCTGACCGCCGACCTGTACGACGTCACCCTGAACGAGAGCTACACGAGCGCCCGCGCGGCCTCCGCCAGCGGCACCGCGCTGATCTCCTACGCGGACCTGGGCGCCGCCTCCGGCCGGGACGTCAAGGTCGCCTACGGCGGCGACGGCAAGCTGAAGGTCACCGGCGGGGTGCACGTCCTCGGCCGCACGCTCA includes the following:
- a CDS encoding LmeA family phospholipid-binding protein, producing the protein MRALRIVLILAVVLGGVLVGVDRLAVAYAESEAADRVRLGAVRAESTDVDIKGFPFLTQAADKRFDEVEVRLTGVRATAGGHAVRIGELTADLYDVTLNESYTSARAASASGTALISYADLGAASGRDVKVAYGGDGKLKVTGGVHVLGRTLTRSVLSTVTLLDGDTLRVRADAVPGEGIPGLEDLVRARTDFDRRIEGLPQGMKLAKVEARADGLAVSVTGKDVVLAG